The Amaranthus tricolor cultivar Red isolate AtriRed21 chromosome 2, ASM2621246v1, whole genome shotgun sequence genome contains the following window.
atactaCATGTAAATATATCCTAGATGAGTTGGTTAGTGTATTGTTTTCTACATATGTGACTAGAGATCAAAACCTAGTAGCCGTGTTTACTTAAATTGACATCACTCGATTTTTTTCTAGATCCACCCCTGCATGCACATGAGAATTGTTTTGTTACGTTTAATGACGTCATCCATACCTGTATGAGCAAAAGATGACTCAACGTACAGACTTTGTTTTGACCTCGGCACTGTGTCCTGAATTATGAAGTACTGAGTTTGTCCGTACTTGTGATAACAATTAGTTTTCTCATTGTTTATATTACTGATTTATGACTTATGAGCATATTCTTCATTGTGAGTCAGCGTCCTCCTGGTTACTGCGCTCATTACTATAAAGCTTGCAGAATATCATTTCTTGGAGAAAATGTATATTTTAGTTCAGATTGCTTTAGTTGAAGAGtcaagattttagtttgtttcatCCGTAATCATTCTTATGGTTTCTGTTGAGGCATGCTGCACCCTGATTATATCTCCGTGATGCTCTCTATCTAATACAGTAtaatgttttatgtttttaggtCGGAAAGGTGTCAAAGGAGCACAGCCAGGTCCTGTCCTCTCATGGGCTCAAAGAGTTAAAATTGCTGTTGGTGCAGCCAAAGGGCTCGAGTATTTGCATGAAAAAGCGCAGCCTCACATTATTCATCGTGATATAAAGTCCAGCAATGTACTTTTATTTGATGACGATGTTGCTAAAATTGCTGATTTTGACCTATCAAACCAAGCCCCGGACATGGCAGCCCGTCTACATTCCACACGTGTTCTTGGAACATTTGGATACCATGCTCCAGAGTAAGTGCCCTAACGAGTAAAATTAAACAATCTAGTCTTGTGCACACCTAGTATCAAGACATGTAATTGACAGAAAATCAGGATCGGCATAGATTTATCTAAAAGTTTATTTATAATACAGTTTTGAACATTCTATTTCGTGTGAAGGCTAGACCATTGTTTGCAACCAAAGTAACAGAAATGCGTTGCCGTGTGAAATCTTAACCATAATCTTTTGTTGATGTGCCTTGATCTAACTCTGCTTTTGATCTCAACTGATAGATATGCTATGACTGGGCAATTAAGCTCAAAGAGTGACGTCTACAGTTTTGGTGTTGTCCTCCTAGAGCTCTTGACTGGCCGCAAACCTGTCGACCATACATTACCTCGTGGACAACAAAGTCTTGTGACATGGGTATCGTTTTTGTATCTCATTTTTTCCGTCTTCTTTTTATATTCTCAACTTTTCTGCAATGACTTGATAATTGGGGATAATGGTTTACGTAAGGGTAATTAGGTAATTTCTATATTAGAAGTAACTCGAGCAATAAGTTGGTTTTAAGTGTtagttttcttataaataagggGATTTAGAGGCTCATTACATCAAGAATCTTATTAAGCAAATTGTGGGTGAGTTTAAGACTCATTTTAGGAGATCTCAAGCTTCTCGAATTTCTTGATCTATCTTTCTTTTACCATTCCTAGGGTTGTAATCTTTCTTTGTTCatcaatattataatataattttacttttgtCCTTTTAATATTTCATTCCCAAATTTACTATTTAATTCAAGTAACTAGGTCATAGCATTTTCTCATTATGAATCTTTCCTTGTTACAGGCAACTCCGAAACTTAGTGAGGATAAGGTAAAGCAATGTGTCGATCCTCGACTAGGATCCGATTATCCTCCCAAGGCCGTTGCTAAGGTAATCTGATATGTTTCAAGACATTGTTTACTTGTTTAGTCTTTCAAGCTTGATTTTCGGCTAACGTTTTTCACTATTGTTGCCCAGATGGCCGCTGTAGCTGCTCTGTGTGTGCAATATGAAGCGGATTTTCGTCCAAATATGAGCATAGTAGTGAAAGCTCTTCAACCTCTGTTAAATACTCGGACGGGCCCTCATAATGAAGCTTCAAATGTGTAAAAATGCCCTCTTATAACTTAAAGTGTGATGTCAAATACTTCAAATATTTGAAGATATTATATTGATTTCTTCATGTGATTGAGAAATTAGCGCCATGTATTTTGTTGAATGTGGATTCTGGTCGGCTTCTGTAAGTTTAATGCAAAAAATGTTCctaatgaattaaaaaaaattaaagaataaaaatgtTCCTCATGATTGAGACTTTTTGGAGTATACATTATTAAGGTCCAAAAATTAGGTTGTAGTTTGTACCACATCTGCACATGggtactttattttaattttttaaatgtaagGTTAATAAATTAGTGaaataaagattaaattagGGACATACATATGCAAGGTTGTAAAGTTTGGGGTATACTTGGACTAATGCAACTATAGATTGCAAAGTCTTGTGGATCTTTATTagtagtttaattaatttaatgttttgTAGACCGTCTTACCTTGAGATGATCTCATATAATTAGCttgtttttttaattggttACTTTATAATTGTAAGTCGTccctttaaggttataagtaacaCTTTAAGACAGTAAGTGTACGTTGAGTCAATCTAATAGAAATAGTCTAACCGTGAGATCGTGTTATTTGATAATTtgtgatttaattattaattgatcataTAAAGTCCTAG
Protein-coding sequences here:
- the LOC130804618 gene encoding pto-interacting protein 1, which translates into the protein MSCFGCCGDDEFQRGDNGVYMTNNTAGHNAAYPTKEDKPKDTQTVNFQPPAVSAITVDELKEITDNFGTKALIGEGSYGRVYYGVLKSGQAAALKKLDSSKQPDQEILGQVSMVSRLKHENVLELVGYCLDGNFRVLAYEYAPNGSLHDILHGRKGVKGAQPGPVLSWAQRVKIAVGAAKGLEYLHEKAQPHIIHRDIKSSNVLLFDDDVAKIADFDLSNQAPDMAARLHSTRVLGTFGYHAPEYAMTGQLSSKSDVYSFGVVLLELLTGRKPVDHTLPRGQQSLVTWATPKLSEDKVKQCVDPRLGSDYPPKAVAKMAAVAALCVQYEADFRPNMSIVVKALQPLLNTRTGPHNEASNV